A single region of the Actinoplanes sp. SE50/110 genome encodes:
- a CDS encoding aromatic acid exporter family protein: MHPILVVAASLLLCAITAALLRRHLRPAVESACRSLIPHLPGLVRRAARWCRRHVDPAVLRSGLVTAVAAGIAWAAAGTLHLAGPVTAAISATLSVQLSSHASVREGTQRLIGTLAGLGLTVAVWGVFGLTPWTIAAITGCGLAAGRLLRLGESSVTVPATSLGILVGGSAVTEAYVWERIAATALGIVVGAILSPLVGGMTPLERAAWNLDRLSGEIARLLAALGDGVRDGYTREQAEQWLARSRDLGADFDEAATAVDDMIRHAHWSLTTPVAKVTPLRDTLHALEHGVQQVNSVARSMFDAAATPHAPVIPAPIAPVLTAAAEAFAERSDDRRHEKLESLRDARHQTLRTVRTELDDTGVLVLTGSIITDIDRMAGSLARSAPALSIGLREPGPGIPAVSEVLPAVRLILKKTSSRS; encoded by the coding sequence ATGCACCCGATCCTCGTCGTCGCCGCGAGCCTGCTGCTCTGTGCGATCACCGCCGCCCTGCTCCGCCGCCACCTCCGGCCCGCGGTCGAGTCCGCCTGCCGTTCCCTGATCCCGCACCTGCCTGGCCTCGTACGCCGCGCCGCACGCTGGTGCCGCCGACATGTCGACCCGGCGGTGCTGCGATCCGGCCTGGTCACCGCGGTCGCCGCCGGCATCGCCTGGGCCGCGGCCGGCACCCTGCACCTGGCCGGCCCGGTCACCGCGGCCATCTCCGCCACCCTGTCCGTGCAGCTCAGCTCGCACGCCTCGGTCCGCGAGGGCACCCAGCGCCTGATCGGCACCCTGGCCGGTCTCGGTCTGACCGTCGCCGTGTGGGGCGTCTTCGGCCTCACCCCGTGGACGATCGCCGCGATCACCGGCTGCGGCCTGGCCGCCGGACGTCTGCTGCGCCTCGGCGAGAGCTCGGTGACGGTGCCCGCCACCTCGCTCGGCATCCTGGTCGGCGGCAGCGCCGTCACCGAGGCGTACGTCTGGGAGCGGATCGCCGCCACCGCCCTCGGCATCGTGGTCGGTGCCATCCTGTCCCCGCTGGTCGGCGGCATGACCCCGCTGGAGCGCGCCGCGTGGAACCTGGACCGCCTGTCCGGTGAGATTGCCCGGCTGCTCGCCGCCCTCGGCGACGGCGTGCGCGACGGCTACACCCGGGAGCAGGCCGAGCAGTGGCTGGCCCGGTCCCGCGACCTCGGTGCCGACTTCGACGAGGCGGCCACCGCGGTCGACGACATGATCCGCCACGCCCACTGGTCGCTGACCACCCCGGTCGCCAAGGTCACCCCGCTGCGCGACACCCTGCACGCCCTGGAGCACGGGGTGCAGCAGGTCAACTCGGTGGCCCGCTCGATGTTCGACGCCGCGGCCACCCCGCACGCCCCGGTGATCCCGGCCCCGATCGCCCCGGTCCTGACCGCCGCCGCCGAGGCGTTCGCCGAACGCTCCGACGACCGCCGCCACGAGAAGCTCGAGTCGCTGCGTGACGCCCGCCACCAGACCCTGCGCACCGTCCGCACCGAACTCGACGACACCGGCGTGCTGGTCCTCACCGGGTCGATCATCACCGACATCGACCGCATGGCCGGCTCCCTGGCCCGCTCGGCCCCAGCCCTCTCCATCGGCCTGCGCGAGCCGGGCCCCGGCATCCCGGCCGTCTCCGAGGTCCTCCCCGCCGTCCGCCTGATCCTCAAGAAGACCTCGTCCCGCTCGTAG
- a CDS encoding DUF4265 domain-containing protein, producing MRKFARFGLGGEVFSADLPLVALTVPAGAASGEIKLLLDEGQADGWWHHEVGCGSQRRWDA from the coding sequence ATGAGAAAGTTCGCACGCTTCGGTCTCGGCGGTGAGGTCTTCAGCGCGGACTTGCCGCTCGTCGCACTGACCGTCCCGGCAGGGGCCGCGTCCGGCGAAATCAAGCTTCTGCTCGACGAAGGCCAGGCCGATGGCTGGTGGCACCACGAGGTTGGTTGTGGTTCTCAACGGCGCTGGGACGCGTAA
- a CDS encoding VCBS repeat-containing protein, with protein sequence MTLASVSALLPTSAQAAPLPAASTCAGDTGTAADRVVADRLRPSMTGRRLGTAVSPRAVACARAIIGIVQQRGLGPRAAVIAVTTAITESTLTNHVVSTDHDSLGLFEQRPSQGWGRAAQLVDPVYATNAFLTAMLRKFPGDSWMGGDIGAICQRVQTSALPGAYAFEVHDAQLIVSALWAVAPDPAPAVPTAAATASASAAASGPFTTALASARPQLGALNGRHGLAMADWNGDKHPDLMIINGVGAATGKTEIRIMDGATNFSRLLLITATALGPTDERHAYAVTDYNGDGKPDLVVTQKSGTASGHTEVRVVDGASNFQRLLVETATVLGPTDDRYQFSVADWNADGHPDLLATQTTGTASGKVEVQVLDGATNFQQASPAVVTAQPAGDGVRVAVTDWNGDRKPDLVTTVKTDLSVLDGAAGLTKTLATAKVPGDSREQVLTDWNADGKQDLAAVQTEGTAEISVLGG encoded by the coding sequence TTGACGCTCGCTTCGGTGTCGGCGTTGCTGCCGACCTCGGCGCAGGCCGCGCCCCTACCGGCAGCGTCCACCTGCGCCGGTGACACCGGGACGGCCGCGGACCGGGTCGTCGCCGACCGGCTGCGCCCGTCGATGACCGGCCGGCGCCTCGGCACCGCGGTCAGCCCGCGGGCCGTCGCCTGCGCCCGGGCGATCATCGGGATCGTGCAGCAGCGCGGCCTCGGGCCGCGCGCCGCGGTGATCGCGGTGACCACGGCGATCACCGAGAGCACCCTGACCAACCACGTGGTGTCGACCGACCACGACAGCCTCGGTCTGTTCGAGCAGCGGCCGTCGCAGGGCTGGGGCCGGGCCGCGCAGCTCGTCGACCCGGTCTACGCGACCAACGCGTTCCTGACCGCGATGCTCCGCAAATTCCCCGGCGACAGCTGGATGGGCGGCGACATCGGCGCAATCTGCCAGCGGGTGCAGACGTCGGCGCTGCCCGGGGCGTACGCGTTCGAGGTCCACGACGCGCAGCTCATCGTCTCCGCGCTGTGGGCGGTCGCCCCGGATCCGGCACCGGCCGTGCCCACCGCGGCGGCGACCGCCTCCGCCTCCGCCGCGGCGTCCGGTCCGTTCACCACCGCGCTGGCCTCGGCCCGGCCGCAGCTCGGCGCGCTGAACGGCCGGCACGGCCTGGCGATGGCCGACTGGAACGGTGACAAGCACCCCGACCTGATGATCATCAACGGGGTGGGCGCCGCCACCGGCAAGACCGAAATCCGGATCATGGACGGCGCGACGAACTTCTCCCGCCTCCTGCTGATCACCGCGACCGCGCTCGGCCCCACCGACGAGCGCCACGCGTACGCGGTCACCGACTACAACGGCGACGGCAAACCCGACCTGGTCGTCACCCAGAAATCCGGCACCGCCAGCGGTCACACCGAGGTGCGCGTCGTCGACGGCGCCTCGAACTTCCAGCGCCTGCTCGTCGAAACGGCCACCGTGCTCGGCCCGACCGACGACCGCTACCAGTTCTCGGTCGCCGACTGGAACGCCGACGGCCACCCCGACCTGCTCGCCACCCAGACCACCGGCACCGCCAGCGGCAAGGTCGAGGTGCAGGTCCTCGACGGCGCCACGAACTTCCAGCAGGCGTCACCGGCCGTGGTCACCGCACAGCCGGCCGGTGACGGGGTCCGGGTCGCGGTGACCGACTGGAACGGCGACCGGAAGCCCGACCTGGTCACCACGGTCAAGACCGACCTGAGCGTGCTCGACGGGGCGGCCGGGTTGACCAAGACCCTCGCCACGGCCAAGGTGCCGGGCGACAGCCGGGAGCAGGTGCTGACCGACTGGAACGCCGACGGCAAGCAGGACCTGGCGGCGGTGCAGACCGAGGGCACCGCGGAGATCTCCGTCCTGGGCGGCTGA
- a CDS encoding FAD-dependent oxidoreductase → MSGRSGPPIVVIGAGQAGLSAAYHLKRRGLEFVVLDAADGPGGAWRERWESLRMATVNGIFDLPGFPRAQGDPQEPSRTAVPRYFADFERANGLRVRRPVRVIDVREKGLDLVVATDRGQWSAAAVINATGTWTNPVLPHYPGQETFAGRQLHTREYVSAEEFRGRRVAVVGGGISAVQQLEEISRVAATFWYTRREPVFRTDAFTPEVAGRETIAKVVADVEAGRPTGSVVSYTGLAWTPYALAARQRGALERRPMFTAIEPHGVRAADGSFTSVEVILWATGFKAALAHLDGLHLRNARGGIAMAGTQVAGEPRVHLIGFGPSQSTVGANRAGREAAVTLARHLAARSGH, encoded by the coding sequence GTGAGTGGCCGGTCCGGGCCGCCGATCGTCGTCATCGGGGCCGGTCAGGCCGGGCTCTCCGCGGCCTACCACCTGAAGCGGCGCGGGCTGGAATTCGTGGTGCTCGACGCCGCGGACGGGCCCGGGGGAGCGTGGCGGGAACGCTGGGAATCGCTGCGGATGGCGACCGTGAACGGGATCTTCGACCTGCCCGGATTCCCAAGAGCGCAAGGGGATCCGCAGGAGCCGAGCCGCACGGCGGTGCCGCGGTACTTCGCGGACTTCGAACGGGCCAACGGGCTGCGGGTGCGGCGTCCGGTGCGGGTGATCGACGTACGGGAGAAGGGTCTTGATCTGGTCGTGGCAACCGACCGCGGGCAATGGTCGGCCGCGGCGGTCATCAACGCGACCGGGACCTGGACCAATCCGGTGCTGCCACACTATCCGGGGCAGGAGACCTTCGCCGGGAGGCAACTGCACACCCGGGAGTACGTGTCGGCCGAGGAGTTCCGCGGGCGGCGGGTCGCCGTGGTGGGCGGCGGGATCTCCGCGGTGCAGCAGCTCGAGGAGATCTCCCGGGTGGCGGCGACGTTCTGGTACACCCGGCGCGAGCCGGTCTTCCGGACCGACGCCTTCACGCCGGAGGTGGCCGGCCGGGAGACGATCGCGAAGGTCGTCGCCGACGTGGAAGCCGGCCGACCGACCGGCAGCGTGGTGTCCTACACCGGACTGGCCTGGACGCCGTACGCGCTGGCCGCCCGGCAGCGCGGCGCCCTGGAGCGCCGGCCGATGTTCACCGCGATCGAGCCGCACGGTGTCCGTGCGGCCGACGGATCGTTCACCAGCGTCGAGGTGATCCTGTGGGCCACCGGCTTCAAGGCGGCGCTCGCGCACCTCGACGGGCTGCATCTGCGCAACGCCCGCGGCGGTATCGCGATGGCCGGTACGCAGGTGGCCGGCGAGCCGCGCGTACACCTGATCGGTTTCGGCCCGTCGCAGTCGACCGTGGGCGCGAACCGGGCCGGCCGGGAGGCCGCTGTCACCCTCGCGCGACACCTGGCGGCGAGATCCGGGCATTGA
- a CDS encoding class III extradiol ring-cleavage dioxygenase, translated as MKSSEGDVSREAKLDPARPAAAYDALLARVLPQARAQRVWEPADGALPALFVSHGAPPTLDDPQWLDDLFRWGQSMPKPRGIVIVSAHWENAPAALSGSAAGTPLYYDFGGFHPRYYTLPYASPDATGLAHRVAGTLGRTGPVHQFVNRGLDHGAFIPMMAMYPAADVPVVQLSMPSLDPQALLGLGQRLRALRDEGILVIGSGFMTHSFAVMRDPALVGHTRAFDAWAADALARGDVDALTDYRAKAPGADVAHPTADHYVPLLLTLGAAADPASAVSAIDRIAFGNSIRSVSVA; from the coding sequence ATGAAGTCATCGGAGGGCGACGTGTCTCGTGAGGCGAAGCTTGACCCGGCGCGGCCGGCCGCGGCGTACGACGCGCTGCTGGCCCGGGTGCTGCCGCAGGCCCGGGCACAGCGGGTGTGGGAGCCGGCCGACGGGGCGCTGCCGGCGCTGTTCGTGAGCCACGGGGCGCCACCGACGCTCGACGACCCGCAATGGCTCGACGACCTGTTCCGGTGGGGGCAGTCGATGCCGAAACCGCGGGGCATCGTGATCGTCTCGGCGCACTGGGAGAACGCGCCCGCGGCGCTGTCCGGCAGCGCGGCCGGCACCCCGCTCTACTACGACTTCGGCGGCTTCCATCCGCGCTACTACACGCTGCCGTACGCCAGTCCGGACGCCACCGGCCTGGCCCACCGGGTGGCCGGGACACTCGGTCGGACCGGGCCGGTGCACCAGTTCGTGAACCGCGGTCTCGACCACGGGGCGTTCATCCCGATGATGGCCATGTACCCGGCGGCCGACGTTCCGGTCGTGCAGCTGTCGATGCCCAGCCTCGACCCGCAAGCGCTGCTCGGCCTCGGTCAGCGGCTGCGCGCATTGCGGGACGAGGGCATTCTCGTCATCGGCTCCGGATTCATGACGCACAGTTTCGCGGTGATGCGCGATCCCGCACTGGTCGGGCACACCCGGGCCTTCGACGCCTGGGCGGCGGACGCGCTGGCCCGCGGCGACGTGGACGCGCTCACCGATTACCGGGCGAAAGCGCCCGGCGCCGACGTCGCCCATCCGACCGCCGACCACTATGTGCCGCTGCTGCTGACCCTGGGCGCGGCGGCGGATCCGGCCAGCGCGGTGTCGGCCATCGACCGGATCGCGTTCGGCAACTCGATCCGGTCGGTCAGCGTCGCGTGA
- a CDS encoding MarR family winged helix-turn-helix transcriptional regulator, translated as MTDEAQPRWLDDDQRRTWMTLIGLMARLPAALDVQLQRDAQLTHFEYQVLAGLSMAPEHTLRMSALAAFCEGSLPRLSQVVTRLEKRGWVRRTPDPADGRYTLAVLTDSGWQKVVETAPGHVAEVQRLIFDPLTRAQQRHLRDIGRRIVRTIDPDDPCLTDDPD; from the coding sequence ATGACCGACGAGGCGCAGCCGCGCTGGCTGGACGACGACCAGCGCCGGACGTGGATGACCCTGATCGGCCTGATGGCCCGCCTGCCGGCCGCACTGGACGTGCAGTTGCAGCGCGACGCCCAGCTCACCCACTTCGAGTACCAGGTGCTGGCCGGCCTGTCCATGGCGCCGGAGCACACCCTGCGGATGAGCGCCCTGGCGGCCTTCTGCGAGGGCTCCCTGCCCCGCCTCTCCCAGGTGGTGACCCGCCTGGAGAAACGGGGCTGGGTCCGGCGCACCCCGGACCCCGCCGACGGCCGTTACACCCTGGCCGTCCTCACCGACTCGGGCTGGCAGAAGGTCGTCGAGACCGCCCCCGGCCACGTCGCGGAGGTGCAGCGCCTGATCTTCGACCCGCTGACCCGGGCCCAGCAGCGCCACCTGCGCGACATCGGCCGCCGCATCGTGCGCACCATCGATCCCGACGACCCCTGCCTCACCGACGATCCGGACTGA
- a CDS encoding fibronectin type III domain-containing protein: protein MASGVISRTVVTAGAVVLLAAMVAAPAAARSPGSRVVQLAAGNGHTCALLSDTGAYCWGRGAEGQLGDGSTVYRSGPVAIAAPHGVSFTQLTAGQAHTCGVGSNAKAYCWGMGDYGQLGDGATANRSSPVAVAGPAGVGFTELAAGDRHTCALGSDTRTYCWGIGNDGQLGDGATANRSSPVEVATPPGVSFTELAAGVYHTCALASDTGTYCWGMGGMGQLGDGGTVNRSSPVAVAAPPGVTFTQLAAGGFHTCGLGSDTRTYCWGLDETGQLGDGGTARWSRPVEVAVPAGVTFTRLTAGSNHTCALGSDTRTYCWGYGYYGQVGDGGTVNRSSPVEVAVPAGVTLSRLTAGWYHTCALGSDSTVYCWGLNETGQLGDGSITDRSSPVGMPPLPSPAGPLPPTGVSATAGDREIAVSWTVPADLGSGALTGYTATTSPGGNSCTSVTTACLITGLTNGTAYTVAVTATTTVGTSAASDPSASVTPVAGPLPPTGVSATADDREIAVSWTVPADLGSGTLTRYTATTSPGGNTCTSGTATTCTITGLTNGTAYTVTVTATTTVGTSTASGPSAPVTPVAGPLRPSGVSATAGDRQLVVSWTVPVDLGSGRLTGYIATTSPGGKTCASVTATTCTITGLVNGTAYTVTVTATTTVGTSAASDPSAPVTPAAGPLPPTGVTATAGDGQLVVSWTAPVDLGSGRLTGYTATTSPGGSTCASVIATTCTITGLVNDTAYTVAVTATTTVGTSDASVPSAAVTPAAGPPAPTGVTATAGDKAITVSWISADTGGQTPTKYTATASPGGKTCTISSSSSHSGLCTINGLTNGTAYTVTMTATTKAGTSPLSSPSAPATPAAVPPADRPQPPVVTAVKPQSEAIAVSWQPGSLGAGTLLGYTASAAATNDPCSSASTPCITTRTTGKLGAIHLTTTTADPSTCTSTDTDAQACTITGLTNGVSYAITVVAHTTAGDSGVDLSGPVVTVTPGDRTLVHGSRFTTAVTATDPSGIGRSYLTGADGAGLPFSYPSATVPAGADGDRTVTWIVLDSLGNQSTASSTVIVDNTAPAVTFGKAPRNGARIARTTTITAAASDRNGIARVQLLVNGKPVADDTRAAFAFVLNPAKYGRKFTVQIRAYDRAGNSRSTSRRTYHR from the coding sequence ATGGCGAGCGGTGTGATCAGCAGGACAGTGGTGACGGCCGGGGCAGTCGTGCTGCTGGCGGCGATGGTCGCCGCGCCGGCCGCGGCCCGGTCGCCGGGCAGCCGGGTGGTACAGCTCGCCGCCGGGAACGGTCACACGTGCGCGTTGCTCAGCGACACCGGGGCCTACTGCTGGGGCCGGGGCGCCGAGGGTCAGCTGGGCGACGGGAGCACCGTGTACCGGTCGGGCCCGGTGGCGATCGCCGCACCGCACGGGGTGAGCTTCACCCAGCTCACCGCCGGGCAGGCCCACACGTGTGGGGTGGGCAGCAACGCCAAGGCCTACTGCTGGGGCATGGGCGACTACGGTCAGTTGGGTGACGGCGCCACCGCGAACCGGTCGAGCCCGGTCGCGGTCGCCGGCCCGGCAGGCGTCGGTTTCACCGAGCTCGCCGCCGGCGACCGCCACACCTGTGCGCTGGGCAGCGACACCAGGACCTACTGCTGGGGGATCGGCAACGACGGCCAGTTGGGTGACGGCGCCACCGCGAACCGGTCGAGCCCGGTCGAGGTGGCCACCCCGCCGGGCGTGAGCTTCACCGAGCTCGCCGCCGGCGTCTACCACACCTGTGCGCTCGCCAGCGACACCGGAACCTATTGCTGGGGCATGGGCGGCATGGGTCAGCTGGGCGACGGCGGCACCGTGAACCGGTCGAGCCCGGTGGCGGTCGCCGCCCCGCCCGGGGTGACCTTCACCCAGCTTGCCGCCGGCGGCTTCCACACCTGCGGGCTGGGCAGCGACACCAGGACCTACTGCTGGGGCCTCGACGAGACCGGCCAGCTGGGCGACGGCGGCACCGCGCGGTGGTCGCGCCCGGTGGAGGTGGCCGTCCCGGCCGGGGTGACGTTCACCCGGCTCACCGCCGGGAGCAACCACACCTGCGCGCTGGGCAGCGACACCAGGACCTACTGCTGGGGGTACGGGTACTACGGCCAGGTGGGCGACGGTGGCACCGTGAACCGGTCGAGCCCGGTGGAGGTGGCCGTCCCGGCCGGGGTGACCCTCAGCCGGCTCACTGCCGGCTGGTACCACACGTGCGCGCTGGGCAGCGACAGCACGGTCTACTGCTGGGGACTCAACGAGACCGGTCAGCTCGGTGACGGCAGCATCACGGACCGGTCGTCGCCGGTGGGCATGCCGCCGCTCCCGTCACCGGCCGGGCCGCTGCCGCCGACCGGCGTGTCCGCCACCGCCGGGGACCGGGAGATCGCGGTGTCGTGGACGGTCCCGGCGGATCTGGGCAGCGGGGCGCTGACCGGCTACACCGCGACCACCTCGCCCGGGGGGAACAGTTGCACCAGCGTCACGACCGCATGCCTGATCACCGGTCTGACCAACGGCACCGCCTACACCGTCGCCGTGACCGCCACCACGACCGTCGGCACCTCGGCGGCCAGCGACCCGTCCGCGTCGGTCACGCCGGTCGCCGGGCCGCTGCCACCGACCGGCGTGTCCGCCACCGCCGACGACCGGGAGATCGCGGTGTCGTGGACGGTCCCGGCGGATCTGGGCAGCGGGACGCTGACCCGCTACACCGCGACCACCTCACCCGGCGGGAACACCTGCACCAGTGGCACCGCGACGACATGCACGATCACCGGTTTGACCAACGGCACGGCCTACACGGTCACCGTGACCGCCACCACGACCGTCGGGACCTCCACGGCCAGCGGCCCGTCGGCGCCGGTCACCCCGGTCGCGGGTCCGTTGCGGCCGAGCGGCGTGTCCGCCACCGCCGGCGACCGGCAGCTCGTCGTGTCGTGGACGGTTCCGGTGGATCTGGGCAGCGGGAGGCTGACCGGCTACATCGCGACCACCTCGCCCGGCGGGAAGACCTGCGCCAGCGTCACCGCGACGACATGCACGATCACCGGTCTGGTCAACGGCACGGCCTACACGGTCACCGTGACCGCCACCACGACCGTCGGCACCTCGGCGGCCAGCGATCCGTCCGCGCCGGTCACGCCGGCCGCCGGTCCACTACCGCCGACCGGCGTGACCGCCACCGCCGGCGACGGGCAGCTCGTCGTGTCGTGGACGGCTCCGGTGGATCTGGGCAGCGGGAGGCTCACCGGCTACACCGCGACCACCTCGCCCGGCGGGAGCACCTGCGCCAGCGTCATCGCCACGACATGCACGATCACCGGTCTGGTCAACGACACCGCCTACACCGTCGCCGTGACCGCCACCACCACGGTCGGCACCTCGGACGCCAGCGTCCCGTCCGCAGCGGTCACCCCCGCCGCCGGCCCGCCGGCGCCGACCGGCGTGACCGCCACCGCCGGCGACAAGGCGATCACCGTGTCCTGGATCTCGGCGGACACCGGCGGGCAGACGCCGACGAAATACACGGCCACCGCCTCCCCGGGCGGAAAGACCTGCACGATCAGCAGCAGCAGCAGCCACAGCGGGCTCTGCACGATCAACGGACTGACCAACGGCACCGCCTACACGGTCACCATGACCGCCACCACCAAGGCCGGCACCTCCCCGCTCAGCAGCCCGTCCGCGCCGGCCACCCCGGCTGCCGTGCCGCCGGCGGACCGGCCGCAGCCGCCGGTGGTCACCGCCGTGAAACCGCAGAGCGAGGCCATCGCGGTGTCGTGGCAGCCCGGTTCGCTGGGCGCCGGCACGCTGCTCGGCTACACCGCTTCGGCGGCCGCGACCAACGACCCGTGCTCGTCCGCCAGCACCCCGTGCATCACCACCAGAACCACCGGGAAGCTGGGTGCCATCCACCTCACCACCACGACGGCCGACCCGTCGACCTGCACCAGTACCGACACTGACGCCCAAGCCTGCACCATCACCGGCCTGACCAACGGCGTCAGCTACGCCATCACGGTGGTCGCCCACACCACCGCCGGCGATTCCGGGGTGGACCTCAGCGGGCCGGTCGTCACCGTCACCCCGGGCGACCGGACCCTGGTCCACGGCTCGCGCTTCACCACGGCCGTCACGGCCACCGATCCCTCAGGCATCGGCCGTTCCTACCTGACCGGCGCGGACGGGGCAGGACTGCCCTTCTCCTACCCCAGCGCCACCGTGCCGGCCGGCGCGGACGGCGACCGGACCGTCACCTGGATCGTGCTCGACAGCCTCGGCAACCAGAGCACCGCCTCGAGCACCGTGATCGTCGACAACACCGCGCCCGCGGTGACGTTCGGCAAGGCGCCCCGCAACGGTGCCAGGATCGCCAGGACCACCACGATCACCGCGGCCGCCAGTGACCGCAACGGTATCGCCCGGGTGCAGTTGCTGGTCAACGGCAAGCCGGTGGCCGACGACACCCGAGCTGCCTTCGCCTTCGTCCTGAACCCGGCGAAGTACGGGAGGAAGTTCACCGTGCAGATCCGCGCCTACGACCGGGCCGGCAACTCGCGATCCACCAGCCGGCGCACCTACCACCGCTGA
- a CDS encoding SEC-C domain-containing protein, whose translation MPLKAELTSADLLEIRQTALGEADPLGLAADLAEAAENGRLADPADAGAALVLAAEIAETRSRFEAALRYAERAVETYGDRQDSPAAGARAVRARLLFHIGRGDEAMAELEALRPTLEQYPDAPAYLSVALEIGGRLRVAEQWLSEAVQAALAERGPEPSGPDEAGQLLFLLQQRHRVRHALNLPHDAHDNLAQRLEDRLAGAGATTGDQLLFFPESELGKVLAEWPGLADAYGADWTAHRARLEGLLARLSAAGQANLAALRGSAEGLRKAAGRDGDPADAEVRARYARQIATGSGPIPWPPERNGACWCGSGTKYKKCCLPRGRA comes from the coding sequence GTGCCTTTGAAAGCTGAACTCACCAGCGCAGACCTCCTCGAGATCCGGCAGACCGCGCTCGGCGAGGCGGACCCGCTCGGGCTGGCCGCCGACCTGGCCGAGGCCGCGGAGAACGGGCGGCTCGCCGATCCCGCCGACGCCGGGGCCGCGCTCGTGCTCGCCGCCGAGATCGCGGAGACGCGGTCGCGGTTCGAGGCCGCCCTGCGCTATGCGGAGCGGGCCGTGGAAACCTACGGCGACCGGCAGGACAGCCCGGCCGCCGGCGCCCGTGCGGTGCGCGCCCGGCTGCTGTTCCACATCGGTCGCGGCGACGAGGCGATGGCCGAGTTGGAGGCGTTGCGGCCGACCCTGGAGCAGTATCCGGACGCGCCGGCGTATCTGAGCGTGGCCCTGGAGATCGGCGGCCGGCTACGGGTCGCCGAGCAGTGGCTGAGCGAAGCGGTGCAGGCGGCCCTGGCCGAGCGCGGGCCGGAGCCGTCCGGGCCGGACGAGGCCGGGCAGTTGCTGTTCCTGCTGCAGCAGCGCCACCGGGTGCGGCACGCGCTGAACCTCCCGCACGACGCGCACGACAACCTGGCGCAACGACTGGAGGACAGGCTCGCCGGCGCCGGCGCGACGACCGGGGACCAGCTGCTGTTCTTCCCGGAGAGCGAGCTGGGCAAGGTGCTCGCCGAGTGGCCGGGGCTCGCGGACGCGTACGGCGCGGACTGGACCGCGCACCGGGCCCGGCTGGAGGGGCTGCTGGCCCGGTTGTCCGCCGCCGGCCAGGCGAACCTGGCGGCGCTGCGCGGCTCGGCCGAGGGCCTGCGCAAGGCGGCCGGCCGCGACGGTGATCCGGCCGACGCCGAGGTCCGCGCCCGGTACGCGCGGCAGATCGCCACGGGCAGCGGGCCGATCCCGTGGCCCCCGGAGCGCAACGGGGCGTGCTGGTGCGGATCCGGCACCAAGTACAAGAAGTGCTGCCTGCCGCGAGGCCGCGCCTAG